The proteins below come from a single Treponema phagedenis genomic window:
- a CDS encoding tetratricopeptide repeat protein, translating into MKRNSRLKVVFFFFSIFSCQSSKDAPVPIEQAVVVPKNAKETILKTPDKEEFMEERANLNILRNIQIGSPYSFRKAVKQIQEDSLGLTINNRLYLQLITRFMRYLYPFEPISWNTPLYTEENVFLTALNKIESGEYPYELSENDFLSLIIPPLLLTVKNITISKTHLTDILHRIQAAQKLMPESVLPAFLLGKYFELQGSSSKAETAYRLAWEIAPSCYPAGIQYARFAAAGGNTEQAKRIGNQLLQRFPDNIEIFLLQAEIYLKLKDLDSAEPYIIEVLKRRPENTAALLLRIQILIERKEYLKANALLDAYATKNRTDKEYLLFRARVAKEWIKNFASAKAYIEQAYQYYPENISVLLACAEICFDTGETITGMDANDFITTILKKDSENMFALKLLIKNDIALEKWQQAIPRAEHLNAKYPGDENRELLIQVYIGAGNTEKAVNLARQLYNASENPSDALISLYLETLYASKNFQQIRFIINGKLDSARSPLKSILLYYQAMLSTSEDSKLGLLRSSLLANPRNKPSLFAMYTWYYRRQDYRKAQYYLRQLIALDPSNHYYADLAKKLETIIE; encoded by the coding sequence GTGAAACGAAATAGTCGGCTAAAAGTAGTATTTTTCTTTTTTTCTATTTTTTCTTGTCAGAGTTCAAAAGATGCGCCTGTCCCGATAGAACAAGCCGTTGTTGTACCCAAAAATGCAAAAGAAACAATACTAAAAACCCCCGACAAGGAAGAATTCATGGAGGAGCGGGCAAATCTTAATATACTGAGAAATATTCAAATAGGCTCCCCTTATTCATTTCGGAAAGCCGTAAAACAAATTCAAGAGGACAGTTTAGGTTTAACAATAAATAATCGGCTTTACTTGCAGCTTATCACAAGGTTTATGCGTTATTTATACCCTTTTGAGCCGATTTCATGGAACACCCCCTTGTACACTGAAGAAAATGTGTTTTTAACCGCACTCAATAAAATTGAAAGCGGAGAATACCCGTATGAATTATCTGAAAATGATTTTCTTTCGTTGATCATTCCTCCTCTGCTTCTTACCGTTAAAAACATAACTATAAGCAAAACTCATTTAACCGATATTTTACACAGGATCCAGGCTGCACAAAAACTCATGCCGGAATCCGTGTTGCCGGCTTTTTTGCTCGGAAAATATTTTGAGCTGCAGGGAAGTTCTTCTAAAGCGGAAACCGCTTACCGACTGGCATGGGAAATAGCCCCCTCGTGTTACCCCGCAGGAATTCAGTATGCCCGATTTGCCGCTGCGGGAGGGAATACCGAACAGGCAAAAAGAATCGGCAATCAACTTTTACAAAGATTTCCGGACAATATCGAAATTTTTCTATTACAAGCAGAAATCTATCTTAAATTAAAAGATTTAGATTCCGCAGAACCCTATATAATTGAAGTATTAAAGCGAAGACCTGAAAATACCGCAGCTTTATTACTGCGTATTCAAATTCTTATTGAAAGAAAAGAGTATCTTAAAGCAAATGCACTACTTGACGCCTATGCGACAAAAAACAGAACGGATAAAGAGTATCTTTTGTTTCGTGCAAGGGTTGCAAAAGAGTGGATAAAAAATTTTGCTTCCGCAAAAGCCTATATTGAGCAAGCATACCAATATTACCCTGAAAATATCAGTGTTTTACTCGCTTGCGCTGAAATTTGTTTTGATACCGGAGAAACCATTACGGGCATGGATGCAAACGATTTTATTACAACTATTTTAAAAAAAGATTCAGAGAACATGTTTGCGTTAAAGCTTTTAATAAAGAACGACATTGCACTGGAAAAATGGCAGCAAGCTATTCCGAGAGCCGAGCATTTAAATGCAAAATACCCCGGTGATGAAAATAGAGAATTGTTGATACAGGTATATATCGGTGCAGGCAACACGGAGAAAGCGGTTAACCTTGCGCGACAATTATATAATGCAAGCGAAAATCCTTCCGATGCCCTTATTTCGTTATACTTGGAAACTCTTTATGCATCAAAAAATTTTCAACAAATTCGTTTCATTATTAATGGAAAACTTGATTCCGCACGCTCACCGCTAAAATCTATACTATTATATTATCAGGCAATGCTCTCAACCTCGGAAGATTCAAAACTCGGACTTTTGCGTTCAAGCTTGCTTGCAAACCCGCGCAACAAGCCTTCCCTTTTTGCTATGTATACGTGGTATTATCGAAGGCAGGATTACCGAAAGGCACAGTACTATCTTCGGCAGCTTATCGCCTTGGATCCAAGCAACCACTATTATGCAGACTTGGCAAAAAAACTTGAAACTATCATTGAGTAA
- a CDS encoding permease: protein MNILFFSTLYTVFFSIILQAFPFMLLGAFLASILHIFVSDQLIIKIFPNKSGIGFLTALFSGFIFPVCECATVPLMTGLIKKKVSMPIAVTFMLAAPIANPISIIATLYAFSEMPLVAVYRVCFGLATALIIGLFLLLYPDKDIQKDETAEACACACGHEHGEHCHEDRHADSFKEKLIALFLHTGDEFFNAGKFLIIGAFFTAVIRVAIPENIFFLHATSGLLGILIQMLFAFLFSACSTSDAFIAKSFLGRFNLASVMGFLIYGPMMDIKNLFMLLSMFKKRFVIELALIVTVLNILAIFVFTHMFM from the coding sequence ATGAATATTCTCTTTTTCAGCACCTTGTATACTGTTTTTTTCAGTATCATATTGCAAGCTTTTCCTTTTATGCTTTTGGGAGCATTTCTTGCTTCAATATTGCATATTTTTGTCTCCGATCAATTAATCATAAAAATATTTCCGAACAAGAGCGGAATAGGCTTTTTAACCGCCTTATTCAGCGGGTTTATTTTTCCCGTTTGCGAATGTGCAACTGTTCCACTAATGACGGGGTTGATAAAGAAAAAAGTTTCAATGCCCATTGCAGTAACTTTTATGCTCGCCGCCCCGATTGCAAACCCTATTTCGATTATTGCAACCTTGTATGCATTTTCGGAAATGCCTCTTGTTGCGGTATATCGGGTTTGTTTTGGCTTGGCAACAGCCCTTATTATCGGGCTTTTCCTGCTTTTATACCCCGATAAAGATATTCAAAAAGATGAGACGGCAGAAGCCTGCGCTTGTGCATGCGGGCACGAACACGGCGAGCATTGTCATGAAGATCGGCACGCAGACTCGTTTAAAGAAAAGCTTATCGCACTTTTCCTCCATACTGGCGACGAATTTTTTAATGCGGGAAAATTTCTCATTATCGGTGCTTTTTTTACCGCCGTGATACGGGTCGCAATCCCCGAAAATATTTTTTTCTTACACGCAACATCCGGACTCTTAGGCATTTTAATACAAATGCTCTTTGCCTTCCTCTTTTCAGCTTGTTCAACATCCGATGCTTTTATCGCAAAAAGTTTTTTAGGGCGCTTTAACCTTGCCTCTGTGATGGGCTTTCTAATATACGGTCCGATGATGGACATCAAAAACCTATTTATGCTGCTTTCCATGTTTAAAAAACGTTTTGTTATAGAGCTTGCGCTCATTGTTACCGTTTTAAACATACTTGCGATTTTCGTATTCACACATATGTTTATGTAA
- a CDS encoding TIGR03943 family putative permease subunit has product MREIKMTKKNYFDIQEAGQILVLFILAITFLLTIFSGSVYAYVHKRHIPMIVFAACTFMLIAILKIAKLQNTTNCSHKKPWYLILFLLALAPSLLPSNKSLSISSLSFNMDTGTSLVQNHTPINPFTDNGTSAAQLTNGKIIMNDIDFGKWLPELYLRLDSWTGTEIEISGAVWLHDSFTETQFAIGRLLMVCCAADMQPVGILCESKTPLHLADDEWVLVSGIVEKSAYEEGFEPLIRVHSVKKIPRPAQEYVYPF; this is encoded by the coding sequence ATGAGAGAAATAAAAATGACTAAAAAAAACTATTTTGATATACAAGAAGCCGGACAAATCCTTGTCCTTTTTATCCTTGCCATTACTTTCCTGCTTACCATATTTTCAGGATCAGTGTACGCGTATGTGCATAAAAGGCATATCCCGATGATTGTTTTTGCCGCTTGCACTTTCATGCTCATTGCGATACTTAAAATAGCCAAACTGCAAAACACAACAAATTGTTCACATAAAAAGCCTTGGTACCTCATCCTTTTCCTGCTTGCGCTCGCACCCTCTTTGCTGCCCTCAAACAAGAGTCTTTCGATTTCTTCTTTAAGTTTTAATATGGATACGGGAACATCGCTTGTACAAAATCATACGCCTATAAATCCGTTTACGGACAACGGAACCTCCGCAGCGCAGTTGACAAACGGAAAAATCATTATGAATGATATCGATTTCGGAAAGTGGCTACCCGAACTCTACTTGCGATTAGATTCTTGGACGGGAACAGAAATCGAAATAAGCGGAGCAGTTTGGCTTCATGATTCATTTACCGAAACACAATTTGCAATCGGAAGGCTGTTAATGGTCTGCTGTGCGGCGGATATGCAGCCGGTAGGTATTCTCTGTGAAAGCAAAACTCCCTTACATCTTGCCGATGATGAATGGGTGCTCGTTTCCGGTATCGTGGAAAAAAGCGCTTACGAAGAAGGCTTTGAACCGCTCATCCGCGTACATTCGGTAAAAAAAATCCCCCGTCCCGCCCAAGAGTACGTATACCCCTTTTAG
- the prs gene encoding ribose-phosphate diphosphokinase: MKYSIPTNLAIVACPGGESFADETIKHLTHIYARRFRQKLDRLSKRYNQDKSELIKNINFYTDLFSSSSFANKNISDFRVPKFKVDALFTYFMNGEFKTEINECIRGKDVFIFQDVENHQVLTVNQGKNKQRFSVNDHLMSLIVTIDAVRHAGAARITLVVPVYPYSRQHKKKGREGLTASLLGQLYETLGVSQIITLDIHSREIENAFHSARIENLHASYQIIRELAKIEKLCDPDEQFVVVSPDSGAIDRNKFYSTGLKKPLAMIYKERDYSVITQNAKQSNIISINLLGDVKGKTAFIADDMLGTGGTLLKAMEFLKSKGAKKVIAAISLPFFTGDAVRLFDEAYAKGHFYRIIGTNAVYHEELLTKEWYIKTDVSGLFAQVIARLHHNQSLSGLLDNRDIIERLLHGTNTPNQDSKGTKETT, encoded by the coding sequence ATGAAATATTCTATACCGACAAATTTAGCAATAGTGGCATGCCCTGGCGGAGAGAGTTTTGCGGACGAAACAATTAAGCATCTAACGCATATTTATGCACGGAGGTTTCGTCAAAAGCTGGATAGGCTTTCCAAACGATATAATCAGGATAAATCCGAGCTTATAAAAAATATTAATTTTTATACCGATTTATTTTCTTCAAGCTCTTTTGCGAATAAAAATATTTCGGATTTTCGAGTTCCGAAGTTTAAGGTTGATGCCTTATTTACCTATTTTATGAATGGGGAATTCAAAACGGAGATTAATGAATGTATCAGAGGAAAGGATGTGTTTATCTTTCAAGATGTGGAAAACCATCAGGTCCTTACGGTTAATCAGGGGAAAAACAAGCAAAGGTTTTCCGTGAATGACCATCTGATGTCCTTAATTGTAACGATTGATGCGGTTCGTCATGCGGGGGCTGCGCGGATTACGCTTGTGGTGCCGGTATATCCGTATAGCAGACAGCACAAGAAAAAAGGACGGGAAGGTCTTACTGCAAGTTTGTTGGGGCAGCTGTATGAAACCCTCGGTGTCAGTCAAATTATCACACTCGATATTCATTCCAGAGAAATTGAAAATGCTTTTCATTCTGCAAGAATTGAAAACTTGCATGCAAGTTACCAAATTATTCGCGAACTTGCAAAAATAGAAAAACTTTGTGATCCCGATGAGCAGTTTGTGGTTGTGTCCCCCGACAGCGGTGCAATTGATCGAAATAAGTTTTATTCTACAGGTTTAAAAAAACCGCTTGCAATGATTTACAAAGAGCGGGATTATTCGGTTATAACACAAAATGCAAAACAGAGTAATATTATCAGCATTAATTTGCTTGGAGATGTAAAGGGGAAAACCGCTTTTATTGCCGATGATATGCTCGGCACGGGCGGCACCTTGCTAAAGGCAATGGAGTTTTTAAAAAGCAAGGGCGCAAAAAAAGTTATTGCCGCTATAAGCTTGCCTTTTTTTACCGGCGATGCTGTTAGACTTTTTGATGAAGCCTATGCAAAAGGGCATTTTTATCGCATTATCGGCACTAATGCAGTGTATCACGAAGAGCTCCTTACTAAAGAATGGTATATTAAAACCGATGTTTCGGGGCTTTTTGCACAGGTTATTGCCCGTTTGCATCATAATCAATCTTTAAGCGGCCTTTTGGATAACCGTGATATTATTGAGCGGCTTTTGCACGGAACAAATACTCCAAATCAGGATAGCAAAGGCACAAAAGAAACCACATAA
- a CDS encoding FGGY-family carbohydrate kinase, translating to MNSGIFTADIGTSSLKAAVINDEGALLQYKRIYFPEPVTAESWFTSLIRAFDVMSQKNTIEAICISGNGPSFVAVSNTKKKKDFLLLWNEKAPRDFSTPPSIFLPRALFFKECYPHIFQSARYLLSGPEYLIYKLTGEAVTVLPEQRYTAAYWDDKRLAALDLAPELFPPFVMAGTKVGTWKGIPVICSVPDFLAALIGTDTLEAGKACDRAGSSEGLNICIQERPENARGLRFLPSIISDLWNISYLIPDSGSKFATYLQSTGFGKRNFYSCMQAISKLEISLDNSYPNTKIGEGKMLVETIGFEIRKGLDLLESVSGYKPVYAVSGGQAQDRIWLQIKADITGRSFALPFIHDSELTGNAALAYTALGKYPDLGTAAAKLCKIKRIYTPNPEHYETYTRKFNKSLAFEC from the coding sequence ATGAATTCAGGAATTTTTACTGCCGATATCGGCACTTCCTCTTTAAAGGCTGCGGTGATTAATGATGAAGGGGCACTGTTACAGTATAAGCGGATTTATTTTCCGGAGCCGGTAACCGCCGAAAGTTGGTTCACAAGCTTGATCCGAGCCTTTGATGTCATGTCTCAAAAGAATACAATAGAGGCAATTTGCATTTCGGGAAACGGACCTTCTTTTGTTGCGGTTAGCAATACCAAGAAAAAAAAAGATTTTCTTTTACTTTGGAATGAAAAAGCTCCGCGAGATTTTTCTACACCGCCCTCTATTTTTTTGCCGCGTGCACTTTTTTTTAAAGAATGCTATCCGCATATTTTTCAGTCTGCGCGATATCTTCTTTCAGGGCCTGAATATCTTATTTACAAACTTACCGGAGAAGCGGTAACCGTGTTGCCTGAACAGCGGTACACGGCGGCATATTGGGATGATAAACGGCTTGCAGCTTTAGATCTTGCGCCGGAGCTTTTCCCGCCTTTTGTGATGGCGGGAACGAAGGTCGGCACGTGGAAAGGAATTCCGGTTATTTGCAGCGTCCCCGATTTTCTTGCTGCCCTCATCGGCACCGATACTTTGGAAGCGGGGAAAGCCTGCGATCGCGCGGGTTCAAGCGAAGGTTTAAATATTTGCATACAAGAACGCCCCGAAAATGCTCGCGGGTTGCGGTTTTTGCCGTCAATAATAAGTGATTTATGGAATATTTCCTACCTTATCCCCGATTCGGGAAGTAAATTTGCAACCTATTTACAAAGCACCGGATTTGGCAAAAGAAATTTTTACTCTTGTATGCAGGCAATTTCCAAACTAGAAATAAGCCTTGATAATTCGTATCCGAATACAAAAATCGGCGAAGGAAAAATGCTGGTAGAAACCATCGGATTTGAGATCAGAAAAGGCTTGGATTTACTGGAAAGCGTAAGCGGATACAAACCGGTGTACGCGGTTTCGGGCGGGCAGGCACAGGACAGGATCTGGCTGCAAATAAAGGCGGACATCACCGGCAGAAGCTTTGCCCTCCCCTTTATTCACGATTCCGAGCTTACCGGTAATGCCGCCCTTGCATACACCGCCCTCGGAAAATACCCCGACCTCGGCACGGCGGCGGCAAAGCTTTGCAAAATAAAAAGAATATATACCCCGAATCCTGAACATTACGAAACATATACGCGGAAATTTAATAAAAGCCTCGCTTTTGAGTGCTAA
- a CDS encoding LIC_12708 family protein, with protein sequence MQYFKNKPLVFLLFLFLFLSFFLCCKKNHLQQMEREDLFSLSYGSFENQINLFELESSYTRPDSQISMKDGIFYISNSASGKIMQMTSFGDLLSIIYNVDKNPQPIFTNSENSQTKATTRKSVQYPLNHPTFLAITDNKQLYVVDSVFSDRVEYDPEENLALTNIVIHFNEESEFVNYIGQEGIGGTPFPIIEGLYTNTKNDIIVVCQTTQSIKVYWFSADGELLYKVPIFFSSLPSPYREGGSFFSSVETVVPDFNAMGLYVKIDYYTEEIDPETQVSAGINYDKSCLYFLAIETGKYENKIDIAPHEETETDAAGTNTNKKVFSLIGISQSDKAFFITPTAKGYLLGILDLNSLRLLKRDLIITQDEQVYNALNLSTNGILSGLLAKNNQAEIVWWRTDKIIGESIR encoded by the coding sequence ATGCAATATTTTAAGAATAAACCGCTAGTCTTCTTACTCTTTTTGTTTCTTTTTTTGAGTTTTTTTCTTTGTTGTAAAAAGAACCACTTGCAGCAGATGGAACGAGAAGATTTATTTAGTTTATCGTATGGGAGCTTCGAGAATCAGATAAATCTTTTTGAACTTGAAAGCAGTTATACTCGACCTGACAGTCAAATTTCTATGAAAGACGGAATTTTCTATATTTCCAATTCCGCTTCCGGAAAAATTATGCAAATGACCTCTTTCGGTGATTTGCTTTCTATAATATATAACGTTGATAAGAATCCTCAACCGATATTCACCAATTCTGAGAATTCGCAAACAAAGGCGACAACCCGTAAGTCGGTGCAGTATCCCTTAAATCATCCGACATTCTTAGCGATTACCGACAATAAGCAGCTTTATGTGGTGGACAGCGTTTTTTCGGATCGGGTTGAGTATGATCCCGAGGAGAATCTTGCTTTAACCAATATTGTCATTCACTTTAATGAAGAAAGTGAATTTGTTAATTATATCGGGCAAGAAGGAATTGGCGGCACGCCTTTTCCTATTATCGAAGGACTGTATACCAATACAAAAAATGATATCATCGTTGTGTGCCAGACTACACAAAGTATAAAAGTATATTGGTTTTCAGCTGACGGAGAACTTCTTTATAAGGTGCCCATCTTTTTTTCCTCATTACCATCTCCATATCGAGAGGGAGGCAGTTTTTTTTCTTCCGTAGAAACTGTCGTTCCTGATTTTAATGCAATGGGACTCTATGTTAAAATTGATTACTATACGGAAGAAATTGATCCTGAGACGCAGGTGAGTGCTGGCATTAATTATGATAAAAGCTGCCTATATTTTTTGGCAATTGAAACAGGAAAATACGAAAACAAAATCGATATTGCCCCGCATGAAGAAACAGAAACGGACGCCGCAGGCACAAACACAAATAAAAAAGTTTTTTCTCTGATAGGTATCAGTCAAAGCGATAAAGCGTTTTTCATAACACCCACCGCTAAAGGTTATTTGCTTGGAATCCTCGATTTAAATTCTCTCAGGCTGCTCAAGCGTGATTTAATAATTACTCAAGATGAACAAGTATATAATGCACTTAATCTTTCAACTAACGGAATATTATCGGGATTATTGGCAAAAAACAATCAAGCAGAAATTGTTTGGTGGCGTACGGACAAAATTATAGGAGAGTCTATTAGATGA
- a CDS encoding LptA/OstA family protein yields MKKIAAIHIFFSLSLVLFANSKISFSSDKLEGSAGKDKTTTILTGNASVKIDNLQIKADRIELSGKNYRFISATGTVSGKDEEKGLEFSSSALNFDRDTEVAEFLGSVSVKDTKEDVLVKGERISYNKKHETMLLQMNIELTQKDLSCKAMFGMYYRKKSLLELTGRPEVTKEKDIFKAERITVNLDTKDITLKGKVSGSIIEKEKKKADTSSKTENTSAEKETSPEKTPTIKERDNTSTGKPNLDSANKAEITINDSKGKN; encoded by the coding sequence ATGAAAAAAATTGCGGCGATACATATCTTCTTTTCTTTATCTCTGGTTCTTTTTGCAAATTCAAAAATAAGCTTTTCTTCCGACAAACTTGAAGGCTCCGCAGGGAAAGACAAAACAACAACCATTTTAACGGGAAATGCATCAGTTAAAATTGATAACCTTCAAATTAAAGCGGATAGAATTGAGCTTTCCGGAAAAAACTATCGGTTTATCAGTGCCACCGGAACGGTAAGCGGAAAAGATGAAGAGAAAGGCTTGGAATTTTCCTCATCAGCATTAAACTTTGATCGCGATACCGAAGTAGCTGAGTTTTTGGGTTCTGTTTCGGTAAAAGATACCAAAGAAGATGTATTGGTAAAAGGCGAGCGAATATCCTATAATAAAAAACACGAAACAATGCTTTTACAAATGAACATTGAGTTAACACAAAAAGATCTCAGTTGTAAGGCAATGTTCGGCATGTACTATCGAAAAAAATCTCTTCTTGAATTAACCGGCAGACCCGAGGTTACAAAAGAAAAAGATATTTTTAAAGCGGAACGAATTACGGTTAATCTTGATACAAAAGATATAACCCTCAAAGGAAAGGTGAGTGGATCCATAATCGAAAAAGAAAAGAAAAAAGCCGATACGTCCTCAAAAACCGAAAATACATCCGCCGAAAAAGAAACGAGTCCGGAGAAAACCCCCACTATAAAAGAACGCGACAATACAAGTACTGGTAAGCCGAATTTGGATTCTGCAAATAAAGCGGAAATAACTATAAACGATTCTAAAGGAAAAAATTAA
- the lptB gene encoding LPS export ABC transporter ATP-binding protein — protein sequence MNENISLDEIESDGLEKSCSTASENTEKVLQEFSDWNITLAEEQKKVFTGSVLRVDSLNKYFRKKHAVNSVSFSMQQGEVVGLLGPNGAGKTTSFYMIVGFYQPNSGNIYLDDLCITGLPMYKRARVGISYLPQEPSVFRKLSVEQNIYAILETRPDLTKAQRKERLEFLLEEFGITANRKQPAYTLSGGERRRTEIARALAIEPKFLLLDEPFAGIDPIAVHDIKKIIRLLSTQKIGVLITDHNVRDTLEITDRAYIINHGQIVEQGGKETILNSEVARAVYLGSEFRM from the coding sequence ATGAATGAAAATATAAGCCTTGACGAAATAGAATCCGACGGATTAGAAAAAAGCTGTTCTACAGCAAGTGAAAATACGGAAAAAGTTTTGCAGGAGTTTTCCGATTGGAATATAACACTTGCAGAAGAACAAAAAAAAGTTTTTACCGGATCAGTGCTGCGCGTTGACAGCTTAAACAAATATTTTAGAAAAAAACATGCGGTAAATTCGGTTTCCTTCTCAATGCAGCAAGGCGAAGTTGTCGGCTTACTCGGACCGAACGGAGCGGGGAAAACAACCTCCTTTTACATGATTGTCGGCTTTTATCAGCCAAATTCGGGGAATATTTACCTTGACGATTTGTGCATTACCGGCTTGCCCATGTATAAACGCGCGCGGGTAGGAATTTCCTATTTGCCGCAAGAGCCCTCTGTTTTCAGAAAACTCTCCGTTGAACAAAATATTTACGCAATACTTGAAACTCGTCCCGATTTAACCAAAGCCCAGCGAAAAGAGCGGCTTGAATTTCTTCTGGAAGAATTCGGCATTACCGCAAACAGAAAACAGCCTGCCTACACCCTTTCGGGCGGTGAGCGGCGCCGTACCGAAATCGCTCGCGCCCTTGCAATAGAGCCAAAGTTCCTTTTGCTTGACGAACCCTTCGCCGGCATTGACCCCATTGCGGTGCATGATATTAAAAAAATAATCCGCCTGCTTTCCACTCAAAAAATCGGCGTACTGATCACCGACCATAACGTGCGGGACACCTTGGAAATCACCGACCGCGCCTACATCATCAATCACGGACAAATTGTCGAGCAAGGCGGAAAAGAAACAATACTTAACTCCGAGGTTGCGCGCGCGGTGTACCTCGGCAGTGAATTCAGAATGTAA
- a CDS encoding amino acid ABC transporter ATP-binding/permease protein, which yields MRYTKFQLIIKLFDIVKPLLPIMVITIIAGVAGFMAATFIPVLGAAGVLQVLQVSGAENLFTIKTIIVLLVILSLSRGVLRYLEQLSGHYIAFKLLALIRDKVFESLRKLAFVKLQRKDSGQLLSIITADIELLEVFYAHTIAPVSIAVICSSIFIFLFVRISWILASIAAIAYLVLGLFLPLVFSKKEKTLGTEYRAQVGDLNAYFLESLRGMKEIFFFNLVAKREATLEEKNNKVDSLFKRIKNFSGLNRAVSEACILIFDITMVAAASILFASGSISFIGMVISAVLFMSSFGPVIAVTNLSTNLIQTFASAERVISLLEEKPEITDVTDKHDIRFETLALNSVSFAYDTEEVLKNISFTAKKNTIIGIHGKSGSGKSTLLKLIMRFYDPQSGNIKINNTDLKEINTASLREAISYVTQHTYVFNKSVYENLIIANRAASKDTVIAAAKKANLHDFVLTLPQGYDTKIAELGLSISGGERQRIGVARAFLHQAPLILLDEPTSNLDSLNEAVILQSLLREKENKTILLVSHRKSTMGIADTVINIDSGRIS from the coding sequence ATGCGTTATACTAAATTTCAGCTTATCATAAAACTTTTTGACATTGTAAAACCGCTTTTGCCTATTATGGTTATTACGATTATTGCAGGCGTTGCCGGCTTCATGGCGGCAACCTTTATTCCCGTACTCGGTGCGGCGGGCGTGCTGCAAGTATTACAGGTATCCGGAGCGGAAAACCTTTTTACGATAAAAACAATTATTGTGCTACTTGTTATTTTATCACTTTCGCGCGGAGTGCTGCGCTATCTTGAGCAGCTTTCAGGACATTATATTGCGTTCAAACTTTTAGCGCTTATTCGAGACAAGGTTTTTGAATCATTACGAAAACTTGCCTTTGTAAAATTACAGCGAAAAGATTCGGGGCAGCTTTTATCCATCATTACTGCCGACATTGAGTTACTTGAAGTTTTTTACGCACATACAATTGCACCTGTTTCAATCGCTGTTATCTGCTCAAGTATTTTTATTTTTTTGTTTGTACGCATTTCATGGATTCTTGCAAGCATTGCAGCAATCGCCTATCTTGTGCTCGGATTGTTTTTACCGCTCGTGTTTTCTAAAAAAGAAAAAACACTGGGCACTGAATACCGCGCGCAAGTCGGCGACCTTAATGCTTATTTTTTAGAATCTTTACGCGGCATGAAAGAAATCTTTTTCTTCAACCTTGTTGCAAAAAGAGAAGCAACCCTTGAAGAAAAAAACAACAAAGTTGATTCTCTTTTTAAACGAATAAAAAATTTCAGCGGATTAAATCGTGCGGTCTCTGAGGCCTGCATTTTAATTTTTGATATAACAATGGTTGCCGCCGCAAGTATTCTGTTTGCCTCAGGCTCAATCTCTTTTATCGGCATGGTTATTTCCGCCGTGCTTTTTATGTCAAGCTTCGGGCCGGTTATTGCGGTAACAAATCTTTCCACAAATTTAATTCAAACCTTTGCAAGTGCGGAGCGGGTTATTTCCTTGCTGGAAGAAAAACCTGAAATCACCGATGTTACCGATAAGCATGACATTCGCTTTGAAACGCTTGCACTTAACTCTGTAAGTTTTGCATACGATACCGAAGAGGTACTTAAAAATATTTCATTCACTGCGAAAAAAAACACAATCATCGGCATACACGGAAAAAGCGGCAGCGGAAAAAGCACCTTACTCAAACTCATTATGCGGTTTTACGATCCGCAATCGGGCAACATCAAAATAAATAATACCGACTTAAAAGAAATTAACACTGCCTCATTGCGCGAAGCAATTTCCTATGTAACGCAACACACCTATGTTTTCAACAAGAGTGTGTATGAAAATCTGATTATTGCAAACAGGGCTGCCTCAAAAGATACGGTTATTGCGGCGGCAAAAAAAGCAAACCTGCACGATTTTGTTTTGACCCTTCCCCAAGGGTATGACACAAAAATTGCCGAACTCGGTTTAAGCATTTCGGGAGGCGAGCGGCAGCGAATAGGAGTTGCCCGCGCATTTTTACATCAGGCACCGCTTATTCTGCTTGATGAACCGACAAGTAATCTTGACAGCTTAAACGAAGCGGTTATTTTACAATCGCTTTTACGGGAAAAAGAAAATAAAACCATCCTCTTGGTCAGCCACAGAAAATCCACAATGGGAATTGCGGATACGGTAATCAATATTGATTCGGGAAGAATCTCGTAG